The following are encoded together in the Clostridia bacterium genome:
- a CDS encoding DUF3343 domain-containing protein — translation MSFTSTSNPAGNPSGRGLVVTFPSVHQALKSEALLKPCGIDLHLVPVPRRISSSCGLAAEVKGMALGELQASLDENRIDFEGIYMLAMGKRPELLLEGQVSGR, via the coding sequence ATGTCATTCACATCGACAAGCAATCCCGCAGGTAATCCAAGCGGCAGAGGGCTTGTGGTGACCTTTCCATCTGTGCACCAGGCGCTCAAATCGGAGGCTCTTCTCAAGCCGTGCGGAATTGACTTGCACCTCGTTCCAGTTCCGAGGCGGATCAGCTCCAGCTGCGGCCTAGCCGCGGAGGTCAAGGGGATGGCCCTCGGCGAGCTTCAGGCATCCCTCGATGAGAACAGAATCGACTTCGAGGGGATTTACATGCTCGCCATGGGCAAGCGGCCTGAACTGCTTCTGGAGGGGCAGGTGTCGGGTAGGTGA
- a CDS encoding 4Fe-4S single cluster domain-containing protein has translation MRLAGLIGESVVDGPGVRLVVFAQGCPHHCAGCHNPGTWDFRGGDDVSLDDILESLTANPMLSGITISGGEPFAQARAFEILASLVRRVLPINAAQCGSRDYGVASAVASAAASAVASTVASTEAPVVVYTGYTWEALSAIDDADVSGLLLATDILIDGPYVEALRDPGLAWRGSCNQRILDAQASMRTGRPVLWRPRSHGAPTPPPACSGRPRLGQRPPSC, from the coding sequence GTGCGGCTTGCGGGGTTGATTGGCGAGAGTGTAGTAGATGGTCCAGGTGTACGACTGGTGGTCTTTGCGCAGGGCTGCCCTCATCATTGCGCGGGCTGCCACAACCCTGGGACGTGGGATTTCCGTGGGGGCGATGACGTTTCCCTTGACGATATCCTGGAGAGCCTGACGGCGAATCCGATGCTTTCAGGCATCACCATCAGTGGAGGGGAGCCGTTCGCCCAGGCCCGGGCATTCGAGATCCTCGCGAGTTTGGTTCGCCGCGTACTTCCTATTAACGCAGCGCAGTGTGGTTCTAGAGACTATGGTGTGGCTTCAGCTGTGGCTTCAGCTGCGGCTTCAGCTGTGGCTTCAACTGTGGCTTCAACGGAGGCGCCAGTGGTGGTCTACACCGGTTACACGTGGGAGGCGCTCTCCGCCATCGATGACGCGGACGTAAGCGGACTGCTGCTGGCAACGGATATCCTAATCGACGGTCCATACGTGGAGGCCTTGCGTGACCCCGGGCTTGCCTGGCGAGGGTCATGCAACCAGCGAATACTCGATGCCCAGGCATCTATGCGGACTGGGCGTCCAGTGCTGTGGCGCCCGCGCTCCCATGGAGCGCCTACGCCGCCGCCAGCCTGCTCAGGGCGTCCACGGCTCGGGCAACGTCCGCCTTCGTGTTGA
- the nrdD gene encoding anaerobic ribonucleoside-triphosphate reductase, producing the protein MDGIAATLSETSRENANVGNSPSAKMLQIGSAASRAYYLSRVIPADIARAHVAGDIHIHDLDFYGKTLTCVQIPLGRLLSQGFNTGHGCVRPPKRPASAAALAAIIMQSCQNDMHGGQSYAQFDADIAPFMEGFGEDEVYQAMEGLVFNLNAMHSRAGAQVPFSSINLGCDTSEGGRLASRRLLEAYEAGLGRGETPVFPNIIFKVKAGVNRDPGDPNYDLFRLACRVAARRMNPTFSFMDSSFNAPYGSEAAYMGCRTRVMANRRGPEVSTGRGNLSFTTVNLPRLAIRACGDRDRFLALLGDVMDMCARQLLHRYSVQSRLHVKEMPFLMGQGIYMGSESLGGNDEIGEVIVHGTLSIGFIGLAETLTALIGPCADRSVHDSLGYDIVSFMRRRIDQYAESYDLNFTLLATPAEGLSGRFVTMDRDRFGLMQGVTDKAYYTNSFHLPVGLHTTIWNKIALEGRYHKLTNAGHISYVELDSPPIHNVDAVESIVRAMAAADMGYGGINFPIDECRACGHSGIIGAACPVCQSADISRIRRITGYLSTVDRFNDAKRAELADRESHEW; encoded by the coding sequence ATGGATGGTATTGCTGCGACCCTGTCCGAGACGAGCAGGGAGAATGCGAACGTAGGCAATTCTCCGTCAGCCAAGATGCTCCAGATTGGCTCTGCGGCGAGCAGAGCCTACTACCTTAGCCGGGTCATCCCTGCCGACATCGCCCGTGCGCATGTAGCTGGCGACATTCACATCCACGACCTGGACTTCTACGGCAAGACCCTCACCTGTGTGCAGATACCCCTCGGGCGTCTTCTATCCCAGGGGTTCAACACCGGGCACGGCTGCGTTCGCCCTCCGAAGCGGCCCGCATCAGCGGCAGCCCTAGCAGCTATCATAATGCAGAGCTGCCAGAATGACATGCACGGAGGTCAGTCCTACGCGCAGTTCGATGCGGACATCGCTCCATTCATGGAGGGCTTTGGCGAGGATGAGGTGTACCAGGCCATGGAGGGCTTGGTTTTCAACCTCAATGCAATGCACAGTAGAGCAGGAGCACAGGTTCCATTTTCAAGTATCAACCTCGGATGTGATACATCTGAAGGCGGCAGGCTTGCCAGCAGGCGCCTTCTGGAGGCATATGAAGCAGGACTGGGCAGGGGGGAGACGCCGGTTTTCCCAAACATCATCTTTAAGGTGAAAGCGGGAGTAAACCGCGACCCAGGCGACCCCAACTACGATCTCTTTCGGCTTGCGTGTCGCGTTGCTGCGAGACGTATGAACCCGACCTTCAGTTTCATGGATTCGTCCTTCAACGCCCCCTATGGTTCCGAAGCAGCCTACATGGGCTGTCGCACCAGAGTGATGGCGAACCGACGGGGACCCGAGGTGAGCACCGGCAGAGGGAATCTCTCCTTCACCACTGTGAACCTTCCGCGACTCGCTATCAGAGCTTGTGGTGACCGTGACCGGTTCTTAGCGCTGCTAGGCGATGTGATGGACATGTGCGCCAGGCAGTTGCTTCATCGGTATTCAGTGCAATCGCGGCTTCACGTGAAAGAGATGCCTTTCCTAATGGGACAGGGTATCTACATGGGCTCGGAGTCGCTAGGAGGAAATGACGAGATCGGGGAGGTCATTGTCCACGGGACACTGTCAATCGGGTTCATCGGGCTTGCGGAGACCCTGACGGCGCTGATAGGCCCATGCGCGGACCGAAGTGTCCATGATTCGCTGGGCTACGACATCGTATCGTTCATGCGCAGGCGTATCGACCAATATGCGGAATCATATGACCTGAATTTCACTCTTCTCGCCACTCCTGCCGAGGGTCTATCGGGAAGATTCGTCACCATGGACCGGGATAGATTCGGGCTAATGCAGGGTGTAACTGACAAGGCCTACTACACCAATAGCTTCCATCTTCCCGTCGGGCTCCACACGACAATCTGGAACAAGATTGCCTTGGAGGGAAGGTATCACAAGCTCACGAACGCCGGGCACATAAGCTACGTTGAGCTCGATTCGCCGCCCATACACAACGTCGACGCTGTGGAGTCCATCGTGCGGGCCATGGCTGCAGCCGACATGGGTTATGGCGGGATCAACTTTCCTATCGATGAATGCCGTGCATGCGGCCACTCGGGCATCATTGGCGCAGCATGTCCGGTGTGCCAATCGGCCGATATCAGCCGCATAAGGCGCATAACCGGATACCTCTCTACGGTGGATCGGTTCAACGATGCGAAGCGAGCGGAACTCGCCGACAGAGAGTCCCATGAGTGGTGA
- the yedE gene encoding YedE family putative selenium transporter produces MRDNRWTVIAAGAVIGGLSVGLVKLGNPANMGICVACFIRDIAGGLGLHRAEAVQYIRPEAPGFILGSMIVALATREFKARGGASPLLRFVMGFFLMIGALVFLGCPLRMVLRLAAGDLNALVGLLGFSAGILAGIAFLRRGFSLGRSGSATLANGAVMPVLSVGLLIAVATAPAFIYFSAKGPGSAHAPILASLAAGLIVGALAQRARLCMAGGIRDLFLIHDAHLFRGFVGIFVVALALNLLTGGFKLGFAGQPIAHTDGLWNFLGMSLVGLAAVLLGGCPLRQCVLAGEGDADAGVTLLGMLMGGAFAHNFGTAASAAGAPLNGKIGVVIGLAAMALIGCVSVPSKADARAKRAGAKRANREEGAADAA; encoded by the coding sequence ATGCGCGACAACAGATGGACCGTAATCGCAGCCGGAGCGGTGATCGGAGGGCTTTCCGTCGGCCTTGTTAAGCTAGGAAACCCGGCCAACATGGGAATATGTGTCGCCTGCTTTATTCGTGACATCGCGGGAGGGCTCGGGCTCCACAGAGCTGAGGCAGTGCAGTACATCAGGCCTGAGGCACCAGGGTTCATACTTGGATCAATGATAGTCGCTCTTGCGACTAGGGAGTTCAAAGCCCGCGGCGGCGCCTCGCCCCTGCTCAGATTCGTCATGGGCTTCTTCCTGATGATTGGGGCGCTCGTGTTCCTTGGGTGTCCGCTGCGCATGGTGCTGCGCCTTGCCGCTGGCGACCTGAACGCGCTGGTTGGCCTTCTTGGCTTCTCCGCTGGGATACTAGCCGGAATCGCCTTCCTGCGCCGTGGCTTCAGCCTGGGCAGGAGCGGAAGTGCTACGCTTGCTAACGGGGCCGTGATGCCTGTGCTATCAGTTGGACTGCTGATTGCCGTGGCTACGGCGCCGGCTTTCATATACTTCAGCGCCAAAGGACCTGGTTCGGCTCATGCACCCATACTCGCATCCCTCGCTGCCGGGCTCATCGTGGGAGCGCTGGCACAGCGTGCGCGTTTGTGCATGGCCGGGGGCATAAGGGATCTCTTCCTGATCCACGATGCGCACCTGTTCCGCGGGTTCGTGGGCATATTCGTTGTGGCGCTTGCTCTAAACCTACTTACGGGCGGGTTCAAGCTCGGATTCGCGGGGCAGCCAATTGCCCACACAGATGGACTGTGGAACTTCCTGGGCATGTCTCTGGTTGGTTTGGCCGCTGTGCTTCTCGGCGGGTGCCCGCTTCGCCAGTGCGTTCTTGCTGGCGAGGGTGATGCCGATGCTGGCGTGACGCTGCTTGGGATGCTCATGGGCGGGGCATTCGCCCACAACTTCGGAACTGCGGCATCGGCTGCCGGGGCGCCACTAAATGGCAAGATTGGAGTTGTGATTGGCCTTGCCGCCATGGCGCTGATAGGCTGCGTGAGCGTGCCATCCAAGGCCGATGCACGGGCAAAACGAGCAGGGGCGAAGCGAGCCAACCGGGAGGAGGGAGCAGCAGATGCAGCGTAA
- a CDS encoding selenium metabolism-associated LysR family transcriptional regulator — protein sequence MDLRQLTIFMSVANHGSFTEAARALFISQPTISVQIASLERELGVAIVQRQSRGVALTPAGQILKRYAADMLMLRDQAISAVDQYRCEICGNVKVTASTVPADYVLPRLVSLFLQIHPKVMIALSRAPSQEVWKRVLNYEAELGVVGTLGPDSDIDHTAIMEDEIVLIAQATGKYSDWDPTMSLDRIIAEPMVCRGAGSGTQKTFEDALRRANVDPETLNIRARLESPEAIRETVARGTGLAVMSQLAVARDVASGSLREIRIRGLDLRRSFYMITHRKKVLSPAVDEFRRFTIGQLGGSQDEPNHSLLG from the coding sequence GTGGACCTCAGGCAGCTCACCATATTCATGAGCGTGGCGAATCACGGCTCTTTCACTGAAGCCGCCAGGGCGCTTTTCATCTCCCAGCCGACCATCAGTGTCCAGATAGCCTCCCTTGAGAGAGAGCTTGGGGTGGCCATCGTGCAGCGGCAGAGCCGCGGGGTTGCTCTTACCCCAGCCGGTCAGATCCTGAAACGATACGCCGCTGACATGCTGATGCTGCGCGACCAGGCAATCTCAGCCGTGGACCAGTATAGATGCGAGATATGTGGGAACGTGAAGGTGACCGCAAGCACCGTTCCGGCGGATTACGTACTGCCCCGTCTGGTCTCACTATTCCTTCAGATTCACCCCAAAGTCATGATCGCTCTATCTCGAGCTCCCTCACAGGAAGTGTGGAAAAGGGTGCTGAATTACGAGGCTGAACTCGGCGTCGTCGGCACACTAGGCCCCGATTCCGACATTGATCACACCGCCATAATGGAAGATGAGATCGTCCTTATCGCCCAGGCTACAGGCAAGTATTCTGACTGGGATCCCACGATGAGCCTCGATCGCATTATCGCAGAACCGATGGTGTGCCGCGGCGCCGGGTCAGGCACGCAGAAAACGTTCGAAGACGCCCTGCGAAGAGCGAACGTTGACCCTGAAACATTGAACATCCGCGCCCGTCTGGAAAGCCCCGAGGCCATCAGGGAAACGGTGGCCCGTGGAACCGGCCTTGCAGTCATGTCGCAACTGGCAGTAGCACGCGATGTGGCCTCTGGATCCTTGAGGGAAATAAGGATCAGAGGCCTTGATCTCAGGCGCAGCTTCTATATGATCACACACCGCAAGAAGGTGTTGTCCCCCGCAGTGGATGAGTTCCGACGTTTCACAATTGGGCAGCTTGGAGGCAGCCAGGATGAACCGAACCATAGCTTACTTGGATAA
- a CDS encoding aminotransferase class V-fold PLP-dependent enzyme, with protein MNRTIAYLDNAATSNPKPPAVWQAMQHYMTNVCASPGRGGYSLSLDAGRIEYHAREGIQALFHAPSEEQVVFTLNVTHALNCAMRGLLSAGDHVLTSSMEHNSVIRPLRLMQERVGIDVTVVGCDSRGLLDPDDMRKALRPNTKMIILTHASNVAGSILPIEAVSGIAHDANAYFVVDTAQTAGFLDIDFAQLNPDVLAFTGHKSLLGPPGTGGFIVNTKTAERFAPMVAGGTGSKSDDEHQPSFLPDKFEAGTPNTVGIAGLAAGVAFVMETGIKTIRAHEMSLAGQFIDGVKAIPKIRVYGPEDMARRVATVSITMADLDLAEIAYRLDVEYGIMVRSGLHCSPLAHKTIGTFPEGALRFSFGWFNTKADVARAVDALSRLAAA; from the coding sequence ATGAACCGAACCATAGCTTACTTGGATAACGCAGCAACATCAAATCCGAAACCTCCCGCGGTATGGCAGGCCATGCAGCACTATATGACCAATGTGTGTGCTAGCCCTGGGCGGGGCGGGTACAGCCTGAGCCTCGACGCGGGCAGGATTGAGTATCATGCCCGGGAAGGCATTCAGGCGCTTTTTCACGCCCCCTCAGAGGAACAGGTAGTGTTCACCCTGAACGTCACCCACGCCCTGAACTGCGCAATGCGCGGCCTTCTCTCCGCGGGCGATCACGTGTTGACCAGCAGTATGGAGCATAACTCGGTGATCCGTCCGCTCCGGCTAATGCAGGAGCGTGTGGGCATAGATGTGACTGTCGTAGGCTGCGACAGCCGTGGCCTGCTGGACCCGGACGACATGCGCAAGGCCCTTCGCCCCAATACGAAGATGATCATCCTCACCCATGCTTCTAACGTGGCGGGCAGCATACTGCCAATCGAGGCTGTAAGCGGGATAGCTCACGATGCCAATGCCTACTTCGTTGTCGACACCGCGCAAACAGCCGGGTTCCTAGATATCGACTTCGCGCAACTGAACCCGGACGTTCTGGCATTCACCGGGCACAAGTCATTATTGGGCCCGCCTGGGACAGGCGGGTTCATCGTCAACACGAAGACCGCAGAACGGTTCGCGCCGATGGTCGCCGGAGGCACTGGGAGCAAGTCTGATGACGAGCATCAGCCGAGTTTCCTACCGGACAAGTTCGAAGCTGGGACCCCCAACACGGTGGGAATCGCCGGCCTGGCGGCAGGAGTGGCATTCGTTATGGAGACAGGCATCAAAACCATCCGCGCCCATGAGATGAGCCTTGCAGGGCAGTTCATTGATGGAGTCAAGGCGATTCCGAAAATAAGGGTGTATGGCCCGGAGGACATGGCAAGAAGAGTCGCGACGGTATCGATCACCATGGCCGATCTCGATTTGGCAGAGATAGCCTATAGGCTCGACGTGGAGTATGGGATCATGGTCCGCTCCGGCCTGCACTGCTCGCCACTGGCGCACAAGACCATCGGCACATTCCCCGAGGGCGCCCTGAGGTTCAGCTTCGGCTGGTTCAACACGAAGGCGGACGTTGCCCGAGCCGTGGACGCCCTGAGCAGGCTGGCGGCGGCGTAG
- a CDS encoding sulfurtransferase TusA family protein, protein MQRKQDDAMMASGNGAGASGHGVAQTIDARGLSCPQPVVLTRNALGNIESGRLDVLVDNVVAKENVMRFARHEGCIVDVNDTEENCYVIHIDKQSRR, encoded by the coding sequence ATGCAGCGTAAACAGGACGATGCAATGATGGCCTCAGGGAATGGCGCCGGAGCGAGCGGGCACGGAGTGGCGCAGACGATTGACGCCAGAGGCCTCTCCTGCCCTCAGCCAGTGGTGCTTACCAGGAACGCATTAGGCAACATCGAATCGGGGAGGCTCGATGTGCTAGTGGATAATGTGGTTGCCAAGGAGAACGTGATGCGTTTTGCCAGGCACGAAGGGTGTATAGTTGACGTGAACGACACTGAGGAGAATTGTTATGTCATTCACATCGACAAGCAATCCCGCAGGTAA